A section of the Thunnus albacares chromosome 6, fThuAlb1.1, whole genome shotgun sequence genome encodes:
- the sgpp2 gene encoding sphingosine-1-phosphate phosphatase 2 produces the protein MLELLAYLHGPELVAGFQRRCGLFLVEAAHHSQGMTRAPATPDHTDKPCGQLKTRWDHQDNNSNYKYKGNGCTAGGCSRPQYEVRNWLLHFLFLFSAGLGHEVFYITCLPCIHWNLDPFLCRRLVNMWTLVMYIGQVMKDVLKLPRPCSPPVVKLETRVDAEYGLPSTHAMAATAIFFTLLLSAPSRIQFQFEVGLLLAVTLSSLVCLSRLYTGMHSVLDVICGALISAVLMFLTYPYWETFDHFQLTSRISPIMALVLPLFLSYTYPELDHYSTTRADTTTILGVGAGCSIGYWVNEQLGQTFEPQGVLPVPLPTLTLNVLALGATRFLLGVLVLVGTRQVVKTVSLQVLYSWYKVPNNDQSARRRKEIEVPYKFATYIAVGLVNSILVNRVFILLGLL, from the exons ATGCTGGAGCTGTTGGCTTACCTCCATGGCCCGGAGCTTGTGGCCGGGTTCCAGAGACGATGCGGACTCTTCCTTGTCGAAGCCGCGCATCACAGCCAAGGGATGACGCGCGCTCCGGCAACCCCGGACCATACTGACAAACCATGTGGACAGCTGAAGACGAGATGGGACCACCAGGACAACAATTCAAACTATAAATACAAGGGAAATGGATGTACCGCTGGT GGCTGCAGCAGGCCTCAGTATGAAGTCAGGAACTGGCTGCTgcacttcctcttcctgttctcGGCCGGCCTGGGGCATGAAGTCTTCTACATCACCTGTCTGCCCTGCATACACTGGAACCTGGACCCCTTCCTCTGCCGTCGCCTTGTCAACATGTGGACT TTGGTGATGTACATCGGCCAGGTAATGAAGGATGTGCTAAAGCTGCCTCGCCCTTGCTCACCCCCTGTGGTCAAGCTTGAGACACGTGTCGATGCTGAATACGGGCTGCCCTCCACCCACGCCATGGCTGCCACCGCCATCTTCTTCACACTTTTACTAAGCGCCCCCTCCAGGATACAG TTCCAGTTCGAGGTGGGTCTGCTGCTGGCTGTGACGCTGTCGTCGTTGGTGTGTCTGAGCCGCCTTTACACTGGCATGCATTCAGTTTTG GATGTGATCTGCGGCGCTTTGATCTCAGCCGTCCTTATGTTTCTCACATACCCCTACTGGGAAACTTTCGACCATTTCCAGCTCACCAGCCGCATCTCCCCCATCATGGCGTTAGTACTGCCCCTCTTCCTCAGCTACACGTATCCAGAGCTGGACCATTACAGCACCACCCGGGCGGACACCACCACTATCCTAGGTGTAGGAGCCGGGTGCTCTATTGGATACTGGGTAAATGAGCAGCTGGGACAGACATTTGAGCCCCAAGGGGTGTTGCCTGTACCTCTACCCACACTGACCTTAAATGTACTGGCATTAGGCGCCACCCGCTTCCTTTTGGGAGTCTTAGTATTGGTGGGAACTCGGCAGGTGGTGAAAACAGTGAGTCTGCAGGTGTTGTATTCATGGTACAAAGTACCAAATAATGACCAGAGTGccaggaggaggaaagagattGAAGTGCCGTACAAGTTTGCCACATATATAGCTGTTGGACTTGTTAACTCTATACTGGTCAATAGGGTCTTCATTTTACTGGGGCTACTATGA
- the farsb gene encoding phenylalanine--tRNA ligase beta subunit gives MPTVGVKRDLLFKALGKTYTDDEFDELCFEFGLELDEITSEKEIISREQGDSKAAGASDVILYKIDVPANRYDLLCLEGLVRGLQVFKNKLEAPRYRRVNPASGEAQKLIITKETAAVRPHAVAAVLRNITFTQERYDSFIELQEKLHQNICRKRSLVAIGTHDLDTISGPFTYTAKPPGDISFIPLNQAKEYTATQLMSLYKTDSHLRHYLHIIEDKPVYPVIYDSNGIVLSMPPIINGDHSKITLKTKNVFIECTATDLTKAKIVLDMMVTMFSEYCSQPFTVEEAEVVYPDGKTCIYPELAYRKEKMSSEFINRKVGINESTEKIAQLLTRMCLRSQATGNGDEIEVEIPPTRSDVIHACDIMEDAAMAYGFNNITRTTPRTYTVANQFPLNKLTELLRQDLAAAGFTEALNFALCSQEDIADKLGKKMSETRAVHISNPKTAEFQVARTTLLPGLLKTIAANRKMPLPLKLFEISDVVLKDETKDVGARNSRRFCAVYYNKSPGFEVIHGLLDRTMQLLEVKSARGDGYHIQAADDCTFFPGRCAEIFVHGKSVGRLGVLHPDVINRFELTMPCSALEMDVEPFLGHTAEIPLTHDVPMQEVAKHKFPTQDESLQAPVSRPTATKTVFGDMSTPAGLKALNDFLADKSYIEGFAASQADTAVFDTIPSAPSQTLCHLLRWYNHIKSFQRERANLPLAKGQFALPASPPASTNNTSDDDIDLFGSDDEAESAEAARIKEQRLAEYAAKKSKKPALIAKSSILLDVKPWDDETDMGKLEECVRSVIMDGLLWGQSKLVPVGYGIKKLQIGCVVEDDKVGTDLLEEAITAFEEYVQSVDVAAFNKI, from the exons ATGCCGACTGTCGGTGTAAAAAGGGATCTTCTGTTCAAAGCTTTGGGCAAAACATACA CTGATGATGAGTTTGACGAGCTGTGCTTTGAATTTGGACTGGAGTTAGATGAAATT ACTTCAGAGAAGGAGATCATCAGCAGGGAGCAGGGTGACTCCAAGGCAGCAGGAGCATCTGATGTCATCCTGTACAAGATCGATGTACCAGCTAACCGCTATGACCTGCTGTGTCTGGAAGGTCTGGTCCGTGGACTGCAGGTCTTCAAGAATAA GTTGGAGGCCCCTCGCTACAGACGTGTCAACCCAGCCAGCGGGGAGGCTCAGAAGCTGATCATCACCAAGGAG ACAGCGGCAGTGCGACCCCACGCTGTGGCAGCAGTGTTGAGGAACATCACCTTCACACAGGAGCGCTATGACAGCTTCATCGAGCTGCAGGAGAAACTACATCAGAACATCTGCAG GAAGAGGAGCCTGGTGGCGATCGGGACCCATGACCTGGACACCATCTCAGGTCCTTTCACATACACCGCCAAACCTCCCGGAGACATCAGCTTCATACCCCTCAACCAGGCCAAAGAGTACACGGCCACCCAGCTCATGAGCCTCTATAAG acagacagccacCTGAGGCACTACCTTCACATTATTGAAGACAAGCCTGTGTACCCCGTCATCTACGACAGCAACGGCATTGTCTTGTCCATGCCTCCCATCATCAATG GGGACCACTCAAAAATCACGCTAAAGACAAAGAACGTCTTCATCGAGTGCACGGCCACAGACCTGACCAAG GCAAAGATCGTGTTGGACATGATGGTAACCATGTTCAGCGAGTATTGTTCACAGCCTTTCAC GGTAGAGGAGGCTGAAGTGGTGTATCCAGACGGCAAGACCTGCATCTACCCA GAGCTGGCTTACAGGAAGGAGAAGATGTCCAGTGAGTTTATCAACCGCAAAGTTGGCATCAA TGAGTCAACTGAGAAAATCGCCCAGCTGCTCACCAGGATGTGCCTGAGATCCCAAGCTACAGGTAATGGCGACGAGATCGAGGTCGAGATCCCACCCACGCGCTCGGACGTCATCCACGCCTGTGACATCATGGAGGATGCAGCCATGGCCTACGGTTTCAACAACATCACCCGTACCACACCACGCACCTACACTGTAGCCAACCAG TTTCCACTGAATAAACTGACAGAGCTGTTGAGACAAGACCTGGCAGCTGCTGGGTTCACAGAGGCTCTCAACTTTGCCCTG TGTTCTCAAGAAGATATAGCAGACAAGCTTGGGAAGAAGATGTCAGAGACAAGGGCAGTTCACATCTCCAACCCCAAGACAGCAGAGTTCCAG GTGGCACGCACCACCTTGCTGCCAGGCCTGCTGAAAACCATAGCTGCCAACAGGAAGATGCCCCTTCCCCTCAAACTGTTTGAGATATCTGACGTGGTGCTGAAGGATGAGACCAAAG ATGTCGGGGCGAGGAACAGCCGGCGTTTCTGTGCCGTTTACTACAACAAGAGTCCGGGCTTCGAGGTGATCCACGGCCTGCTGGACCGGACaatgcagctgctggaggtgaagTCAGCCCGAGGAGACGGCTACCACATCCAGGCTGCAGACG ATTGCACCTTCTTCCCTGGGCGCTGCGCAGAGATCTTTGTCCATGGAAAGAGCGTCGGGCGTCTCGGGGTCCTCCATCCAGATGTCATCAACCGCTTCGAGCTGACCATGCCCTGCTCCGCCCTGGAGATGGACGTCGAGCCCTTCCT TGGCCACACTGCTGAAATCCCCCTCACACATGACGTCCCCATGCAGGAAGTCGCCAAGCACAAGTTCCCCACGCAAGATGAATCCCTACAGGCCCCGGTCTCCCGCCCAACTGCCACAAAAACTGTGTTTGGTGACATGAGCACACCAGCAGGTCTGAAAGCCCTCAATGACTTCCTGGCAGACAAAAGCTACATCGAGGGCTTTGCCGCATCCCAGGCTGACACAGCAGTGTTTGACACCATCCCTTCTGCTCCCTCACAGACTTTGTGCCACCTCCTGCGCTGGTACAATCACATCAAGTCTTTCCAGAGGGAAAGAGCCAACCTCCCGTTAGCTAAGGGTCAGTTTGCCCTGCCAGCCTCTCCCCCCGCCTCAACAAACAACACCAGCGATGACGACATCGACCTATTTGGCTCGGACGACGAGGCTGAGAGCGCAGAAGCAGCTAGAATCAAGGAGCAGCGCCTCGCCGAGTACGCCGCCAAGAAGTCTAAGAAGCCAGCTCTCATCGCCAAGTCCTCCATCCTGCTTGACGTTAAGCCCTGGGACGACGAGACGGACATGGGCAAGCTGGAGGAGTGCGTCCGCAGCGTCATCATGGACGGGCTGCTGTGGGGGCAGTCCAAGCTGGTCCCAGTGGGCTACGGCATCAAGAAGCTCCAGATAGGATGCGTGGTGGAGGATGATAAAGTCGGCACAGACCTGCTGGAGGAAGCCATCACCGCCTTCGAGGAATATGTTCAGTCTGTGGATGTGGCTGCCTTCAATAAGATCTGA